A region from the Mesorhizobium sp. J8 genome encodes:
- a CDS encoding metal-dependent hydrolase family protein codes for MADESWGGNGSGSTLFTNVRVLDATGEYPYTGEVLVQGNRIKQITKGSSRFGASSSSSYGTSAPGGATVIDGMGATLMPGMIDAHLHLSWNNAPGIDPIQMMEIEEHMLVTMEMAKLVLDAGFTAGRGAAAAKPRLDVVAKKFINQGRFPGPRYLAAGPEITTVGGLGDSAPSHIPHEGLNLGIVVSGPEEIRRTVRQLIKYGVDSIKLNLSGESITGMGAEETPMSEEEVAMAASEARCRNKVLSAHARSSGSVKQCIRHGIQNIYHASFADEEALDMLEAVKDKHFVAPGIAWLINTARHAEQWGIKPGSPLSLEYERELEMCIDTMKKMHRRGIRVLIGGDYGFAWTPQGTNAKDIQTFVEMLGFSPMEAIQAATKYGGQIMGMGDELGLIKEGYLADILLIDGDPIADVRILQDKNRILAIMKDGKFHKAPRMNEQRRRLTA; via the coding sequence ATGGCAGACGAAAGCTGGGGCGGAAATGGGTCGGGAAGCACGCTCTTCACCAATGTGCGCGTGCTCGACGCCACGGGTGAATACCCCTACACCGGCGAAGTGCTGGTGCAGGGCAACCGCATCAAGCAGATCACCAAGGGCTCGTCGCGCTTCGGCGCCTCCTCGTCGTCTTCCTACGGCACCTCCGCGCCGGGGGGCGCCACCGTGATCGACGGCATGGGCGCGACGCTGATGCCCGGCATGATCGACGCGCATCTGCATCTGTCCTGGAACAACGCGCCCGGCATCGATCCCATCCAGATGATGGAGATCGAGGAGCACATGCTGGTCACCATGGAGATGGCCAAGCTGGTGCTCGATGCCGGCTTCACCGCAGGCCGGGGCGCTGCCGCCGCCAAGCCGCGGCTCGACGTCGTCGCCAAGAAATTCATCAACCAAGGCCGGTTTCCAGGCCCGCGTTACCTCGCGGCCGGTCCGGAGATCACCACGGTCGGCGGCCTCGGCGATTCCGCGCCCTCGCATATCCCGCATGAGGGCCTCAATCTCGGCATCGTCGTTTCCGGTCCGGAGGAAATCCGCCGCACGGTGCGCCAGTTGATCAAATACGGCGTCGATTCCATCAAGCTCAACCTCTCCGGCGAGAGCATCACCGGCATGGGCGCGGAGGAAACCCCGATGTCCGAGGAAGAAGTGGCGATGGCCGCTTCCGAGGCACGCTGCCGCAACAAGGTGTTGTCGGCGCATGCGCGCTCTTCCGGCTCGGTCAAGCAATGCATCCGCCACGGCATCCAGAACATCTACCACGCCTCCTTCGCCGACGAGGAAGCCCTCGACATGCTGGAGGCGGTCAAGGACAAGCACTTCGTCGCGCCCGGCATCGCCTGGCTGATCAATACCGCACGCCATGCCGAGCAATGGGGCATCAAGCCCGGCTCACCGCTCTCGCTCGAATATGAGCGCGAGCTGGAAATGTGCATCGATACGATGAAGAAGATGCACCGGCGCGGCATCCGCGTCCTGATCGGCGGTGACTACGGCTTCGCATGGACGCCGCAAGGCACCAACGCCAAGGACATCCAGACCTTCGTCGAAATGCTCGGCTTCTCGCCGATGGAGGCGATCCAGGCCGCGACCAAATATGGCGGCCAGATCATGGGCATGGGCGACGAGCTCGGCCTGATCAAGGAAGGCTATCTCGCCGACATCCTTCTGATCGACGGCGATCCGATCGCCGACGTGCGCATCCTGCAGGACAAGAACCGCATCCTCGCCATCATGAAGGACGGCAAGTTCCACAAGGCGCCGCGCATGAACGAGCAGCGACGGCGGCTGACCGCATGA
- a CDS encoding alpha/beta fold hydrolase, giving the protein MTSVTVGQVVAEVTGEGAAVVMIHGLGGTSNMFQPQMGALSGYRVIRLDLPGSGRSPRPIEPLTIEGMSEAVIRAMGGMGVASAHFVGHSMGTIVCQQIAATQPALVKSLTLFGALAEPGEATRQGLGNRARLARSGGIADIADQIVANAISAHTRETSPAAAAFVRESITRQDPESYARTCEALAKATAVDARRISAPTLLVTGDADTVNPPGVAQALADKIKGAVFSSIDRCGHWATVESPRESSSKLADFLRRVDR; this is encoded by the coding sequence ATGACGAGCGTGACTGTCGGCCAGGTCGTTGCGGAAGTAACCGGCGAAGGCGCGGCCGTGGTGATGATCCACGGCCTCGGCGGAACCTCGAACATGTTCCAGCCGCAGATGGGCGCGCTCTCCGGCTACCGCGTCATCCGGCTCGACCTGCCCGGCTCGGGCCGCTCGCCACGGCCGATCGAGCCGCTCACAATCGAGGGGATGAGCGAAGCCGTGATCCGCGCCATGGGCGGCATGGGTGTCGCGTCGGCGCATTTCGTAGGCCATTCGATGGGCACCATCGTGTGCCAGCAGATTGCCGCGACGCAGCCGGCGCTGGTAAAGTCGCTGACGCTGTTCGGCGCCCTGGCAGAACCCGGCGAGGCAACCCGGCAAGGGCTCGGCAACCGGGCGCGCCTGGCGCGTTCCGGCGGCATCGCCGACATCGCCGATCAGATCGTCGCCAACGCAATCTCGGCGCACACCAGGGAGACGTCGCCGGCGGCGGCGGCCTTCGTGCGGGAATCGATCACCCGTCAGGATCCCGAATCCTATGCCCGCACCTGTGAGGCGTTGGCGAAAGCCACGGCGGTCGATGCGCGCCGGATTTCGGCGCCGACCCTGCTCGTCACCGGCGATGCCGACACGGTCAATCCGCCGGGCGTCGCCCAGGCGCTTGCCGACAAGATCAAGGGAGCCGTATTCTCGTCGATCGATCGGTGCGGACACTGGGCCACGGTGGAAAGTCCGCGCGAGAGCAGCTCGAAGCTCGCCGATTTTTTGAGACGGGTTGATAGGTGA
- a CDS encoding fumarylacetoacetate hydrolase family protein: MRVATFSLAGERRVGVVDLAAQTVAPFDFPVERAAAGLLALIERNGAGLPRTLSPIPLASVEIEAPIPQPRRNIFCVGKNYHEHAHEFARSGFDSSAGAGAVPKHPIIFSKVPESVVPNHASVLIDSSVSTAIDYEAELAVIIGKGGRGISKEDALDHVWGYTIVNDVTARDLQGKYSQWLIGKSQDTFCPMGPWAVSKDEFDIANAGIRCFVNEDLRQDSRISLLIFDIPTIIATLSQGITLKPGDIIATGTPVGVGIGFDPPRYLKPGDVVRIEIDGIGTLENRFVERPQ; encoded by the coding sequence ATGCGGGTCGCGACTTTCTCGCTCGCCGGCGAAAGGCGGGTCGGCGTGGTCGATCTTGCCGCCCAGACCGTCGCCCCCTTCGACTTCCCCGTCGAGCGCGCCGCGGCCGGGTTGCTCGCGCTGATCGAGCGCAACGGAGCCGGGCTGCCGCGCACCCTTTCCCCGATCCCGCTGGCGAGCGTGGAGATCGAGGCGCCGATTCCACAGCCGCGCCGCAATATCTTCTGCGTCGGCAAGAACTATCACGAGCACGCGCACGAGTTTGCGCGCAGCGGCTTCGATTCCAGCGCCGGCGCCGGGGCGGTGCCGAAGCATCCGATCATCTTCTCGAAGGTGCCGGAATCGGTCGTCCCCAACCACGCCAGCGTGCTGATCGACTCCTCCGTGTCGACGGCGATCGACTATGAGGCGGAGCTTGCCGTCATCATCGGCAAGGGCGGCCGCGGCATCTCGAAGGAGGACGCCCTCGACCACGTCTGGGGCTATACGATCGTCAACGACGTCACGGCGCGCGACCTGCAAGGCAAATACAGCCAGTGGCTGATCGGCAAATCGCAGGACACGTTCTGTCCGATGGGTCCGTGGGCCGTCAGCAAGGACGAGTTCGACATCGCCAACGCCGGCATCCGCTGTTTCGTCAATGAGGACCTGCGCCAGGACTCCCGGATATCGCTGCTCATCTTCGATATACCGACGATCATCGCCACGCTCTCGCAAGGCATCACGCTGAAGCCCGGCGACATCATCGCCACCGGCACGCCCGTCGGGGTCGGCATCGGTTTCGATCCGCCCAGATATCTCAAGCCCGGCGACGTCGTGCGCATCGAGATCGACGGCATCGGCACGCTGGAGAACCGTTTCGTGGAGAGGCCGCAATGA
- a CDS encoding FadR/GntR family transcriptional regulator, protein MPKLVANDIAIALKKRISLGEWLENGRMPPERDLASEFGVARNTVRRAVSMLEDDGTVVRHVGRGTFLTAGNPDSMAATVARMEGTSPADMMEIRQLLEPAAASFAATNASAGELNAVREAHKIACASQDMPTFEHWDAEFHHRIFACSRNDFLKEIHNLMRILRNQRPWFEMKKRSFSEERRATYCGEHQLVLDALLARDSEGASAAMLTHLRTVERNLLGR, encoded by the coding sequence ATGCCTAAACTGGTTGCCAACGATATCGCCATTGCCTTGAAGAAGCGCATTTCTCTGGGCGAGTGGCTGGAGAACGGCCGCATGCCGCCGGAGCGCGACCTCGCCAGCGAGTTCGGCGTGGCGCGCAATACGGTGCGGCGCGCCGTCAGCATGCTGGAGGATGACGGCACGGTCGTTCGCCATGTGGGCCGCGGGACCTTTTTGACGGCGGGCAACCCCGATTCCATGGCCGCGACCGTCGCGCGCATGGAAGGAACCAGCCCCGCGGACATGATGGAGATCAGGCAGTTGCTGGAGCCGGCGGCGGCGTCCTTCGCCGCGACCAACGCCAGTGCCGGCGAATTGAACGCCGTGCGCGAGGCGCACAAGATCGCCTGCGCGTCGCAGGATATGCCCACTTTTGAGCACTGGGACGCGGAATTCCACCACCGCATCTTCGCATGCTCGCGCAACGACTTCCTCAAGGAGATCCACAATCTCATGCGCATCCTGCGCAATCAGCGGCCATGGTTCGAGATGAAGAAGCGTTCCTTCTCGGAGGAACGCCGCGCCACCTATTGCGGCGAGCACCAGCTCGTCCTGGATGCGTTGCTGGCGCGCGACTCCGAAGGCGCCAGCGCTGCCATGCTGACGCATCTGAGGACGGTCGAGCGCAATCTTCTGGGGAGGTAG
- a CDS encoding DUF768 domain-containing protein — translation MSEHAIEFLRGWIGEKVQCQHSPIKIDKQAETLAKECCAKAAEAGILLEDIQEEVGDIQELIASRLEEAAEEGGSEARPDKAAE, via the coding sequence ATGAGTGAACATGCGATCGAGTTTTTGCGCGGATGGATTGGCGAGAAAGTCCAATGCCAGCATTCGCCGATCAAGATCGACAAGCAGGCAGAGACCCTCGCCAAGGAATGCTGCGCCAAGGCCGCCGAGGCAGGCATTCTGCTCGAGGACATCCAGGAAGAGGTCGGCGACATCCAGGAATTGATCGCGTCGCGCCTCGAGGAGGCCGCCGAAGAGGGCGGCAGCGAAGCACGACCCGACAAGGCTGCGGAATAA
- a CDS encoding P1 family peptidase → MSNHDPHLRTPSGKPRLRAFGIALDGTPGRFNAITDVPGVSVGYTTLISGDGPLQVGKGPVRTGVTAILPRPVEELATPAFAGVFSQNGNGELTGTHIIEETGAFNFPVTITNTHSCGVTRDATLRWMHKALPAALDTGWGLPVAAETYDGFLNDINGHHVSAEHVTRAIDSASGGAIEEGSVGGGTGMITFGFKAGSGTASRVVAWKDRRYMLGVFVQSNFGQRRNFTIRGRRIGQELVEPAIREATARAEKGSIIAVVATDAPLLPHQMKRLARRVPLGIAMTGGYGYHSSGDIFLAFSTGNPEAALGASGRIGRAEFIPDVDIDPFFEAVVQGVEEAILNALIANEDMTGRDGNFVPALPKDRLKEMFG, encoded by the coding sequence ATGAGCAATCACGACCCGCATCTTCGCACCCCGTCCGGCAAGCCGCGCCTGCGCGCCTTCGGCATCGCGCTCGACGGTACGCCGGGCCGTTTCAACGCCATCACCGACGTTCCGGGCGTGTCGGTGGGCTATACGACGCTGATTTCCGGCGACGGTCCGCTGCAGGTCGGCAAGGGACCGGTGCGTACCGGCGTCACCGCGATCCTGCCAAGGCCGGTCGAAGAGCTGGCGACACCGGCTTTCGCCGGCGTGTTCAGCCAGAACGGCAATGGCGAGCTGACGGGCACGCATATCATCGAGGAGACCGGCGCGTTCAACTTCCCGGTCACCATCACCAACACGCATTCCTGCGGCGTCACCCGCGACGCCACGCTGCGCTGGATGCACAAGGCGTTGCCGGCCGCGCTCGATACAGGCTGGGGCCTGCCGGTGGCGGCCGAGACCTATGACGGCTTCCTCAACGACATCAACGGCCATCATGTAAGCGCGGAACATGTGACAAGAGCGATCGACAGCGCCAGCGGCGGGGCCATCGAGGAAGGCAGCGTCGGCGGCGGCACCGGCATGATCACCTTCGGCTTCAAGGCCGGATCCGGCACCGCCTCGCGCGTCGTCGCATGGAAAGACAGGCGCTACATGCTGGGCGTGTTCGTGCAGTCGAATTTCGGCCAACGGCGCAATTTCACCATTCGTGGCCGGCGCATCGGGCAGGAGCTTGTCGAGCCGGCGATCCGCGAGGCGACGGCACGCGCCGAAAAGGGTTCGATCATCGCCGTCGTCGCTACCGACGCGCCGCTCCTGCCGCATCAGATGAAGCGGCTCGCCCGGCGCGTGCCGCTCGGCATCGCCATGACCGGCGGCTATGGCTATCACAGCTCGGGCGACATTTTTCTCGCCTTCTCGACCGGCAATCCCGAGGCGGCGCTTGGCGCTTCCGGGCGCATCGGACGCGCGGAGTTCATCCCGGACGTCGACATCGACCCGTTCTTCGAAGCGGTCGTGCAAGGCGTCGAGGAGGCGATCCTCAATGCATTGATCGCCAACGAGGATATGACCGGACGCGACGGCAATTTCGTGCCGGCGCTGCCGAAGGACCGGCTGAAGGAGATGTTCGGCTAA
- the xseA gene encoding exodeoxyribonuclease VII large subunit gives MSETATESRSNATEYTVSEISGALKRTVEDAFGNVRVRGEISGYRGPHSSGHAYFALKDDRARIDAVVWKTTMARLKFRPEEGMEVIASGRLTTYPGKSNYQIVIDNLEPAGAGALMALLEERKRRLQAEGLFDASRKRRLPFMPKVIGVVTSPTGSVIRDIIHRIKDRFPLHVLVWPVRVQGETTAKEVTAAVNGFNALTWDGPIRQPDLLIVARGGGSLEDLWGFNDEGLARAVAASAIPVISAVGHETDTTLIDFVADRRAPTPTGAAEIAVPVRADLEATLASLGARLNACASRHLERKRQAVRAAARALPSPDQLLALPRRRFDDATSRLGRGLTVNIERKRATLERQRLTPGTLSRRLNEARTLTGRDIARARAAFFAIVRERRQHFQRNSTRLSPAPIVRRQKLQAEALAGLSRRQDQALARRLDRLRAALTQADRLLATLSHKAVLARGFALVKDADGTVIKRVAELAPGAALQLEFADGTAEAIATSGSARPKLATKPTAKAKEPGNQGSLF, from the coding sequence ATGAGTGAAACAGCAACCGAATCACGCAGCAACGCCACCGAATACACGGTGAGCGAGATTTCCGGCGCGCTGAAGCGCACTGTCGAGGACGCCTTCGGCAATGTGCGGGTGCGCGGCGAGATTTCCGGCTATCGCGGCCCGCATTCGTCCGGCCACGCTTACTTCGCGTTGAAGGACGACCGCGCGCGGATCGACGCCGTGGTCTGGAAGACCACCATGGCGCGGCTGAAATTCCGCCCCGAGGAAGGCATGGAGGTGATCGCCAGCGGCAGGCTGACGACCTATCCCGGAAAATCCAATTACCAGATCGTCATCGACAATCTGGAGCCGGCGGGCGCCGGCGCGCTGATGGCGCTCTTGGAAGAGCGCAAGCGCAGGCTGCAGGCCGAAGGCCTGTTCGATGCAAGCCGCAAGCGGCGGCTGCCGTTCATGCCCAAAGTCATCGGCGTCGTCACCTCGCCGACCGGTTCGGTGATCCGCGACATCATCCATCGCATCAAGGACCGGTTTCCGCTCCATGTTCTGGTCTGGCCGGTGCGGGTCCAGGGCGAGACGACGGCCAAGGAAGTCACCGCGGCCGTCAACGGCTTCAACGCATTGACGTGGGACGGGCCCATCCGCCAGCCCGATCTTCTGATCGTCGCGCGCGGCGGCGGCAGCCTCGAGGACCTCTGGGGCTTCAACGACGAAGGGCTGGCGCGAGCGGTGGCGGCGTCCGCCATCCCGGTGATCTCGGCCGTCGGGCACGAGACCGATACGACCCTGATCGACTTCGTTGCCGATAGGCGCGCGCCGACGCCGACGGGCGCGGCCGAGATCGCCGTGCCGGTCAGGGCGGACCTGGAGGCCACCTTGGCCAGCCTGGGCGCGCGGCTCAACGCCTGCGCCTCGCGGCATCTGGAACGCAAGCGCCAGGCGGTGCGCGCTGCGGCACGCGCGCTCCCCTCGCCCGACCAGTTGCTGGCGCTGCCGCGCCGCCGTTTCGACGATGCGACCAGCCGGCTCGGCCGCGGGCTGACGGTGAATATCGAGCGCAAGCGGGCAACGCTGGAGCGGCAAAGGCTGACGCCGGGCACGCTTTCGCGGCGCTTGAACGAAGCGCGCACCCTGACCGGCCGCGACATCGCGCGAGCCCGCGCGGCGTTCTTCGCCATCGTGCGCGAGCGGCGCCAGCACTTCCAGCGCAATTCGACGCGCCTGTCACCGGCACCGATCGTGCGGCGGCAGAAGCTGCAGGCCGAGGCACTGGCCGGACTGTCGCGCAGGCAGGACCAGGCGCTGGCACGGCGGCTCGACCGGCTGCGCGCCGCGTTGACACAGGCCGACCGGCTGCTCGCGACGCTGTCGCACAAGGCCGTGCTGGCGCGCGGCTTCGCGCTGGTCAAGGATGCCGACGGCACCGTCATCAAACGGGTCGCTGAGCTGGCGCCGGGCGCGGCGCTGCAGCTTGAATTCGCGGACGGCACTGCCGAAGCCATCGCCACTTCCGGCAGCGCACGGCCGAAGCTTGCCACGAAGCCGACCGCCAAGGCCAAAGAGCCGGGCAATCAGGGTTCGTTGTTCTGA
- a CDS encoding EAL domain-containing protein: MSARHNSSPLTRQVTLTVLTLAAFALAIVVGFGFYAASQADNASLERQKRFVADGLQDQIATVGREQESVSVWDDSVVNAKAGNQAWIADNLSVWMYTYYGHNRIYILDSADRPIHAMREGKVVDTSAYGEDQLTLLPIIGKLRGMLAGPPQTEAHGQPMKMAAEDLVPIDGRPAIVSVAPLVPSSDRIRQAPGTEYLHISVEFINDAVAGNIAGKYLLEGARLVPLSEPVGPAAVPLVDSRGVILGYIGWDQLRPGLAMVREIAPALAIALLLAGGVLVFLLRRLRRASAALQTSQDEAQYLAFHDTLTGLPNRALFEDRLRRTLLFASQDGTRVALLYLDLDRFKHINDTLGHPAGDQLVRQTAARLRHTIREVDTVARLGGDEFAIILLDVPDVGSAEDIAKRLLVKLREPFRLIDDQVFVSASVGIALSSGSETDADDLLRKADIALYEAKKNGRGRYEVFAGDMDDLLLRKRKVESELRKALEGDGGIKLAYQPVFASDGHRILGAEALIRWGHEVHGALPAAQFIAIAEERGLIGDLGKWSLSEACRFAAGTELPWIAVNVSPMQLRDTGFAEQVAAVLEESGLDPSRLQLETTESVLLEHNDTIGTVIAALRQSGVRIVLDDFGTGYSSLSYLRRQAIDKLKIDRSFVRLLDEDESARAIAKTLIELALALKVEVTAEGVETDAQKNLLVGMGCRQLQGYLLSPPLEPGQLLALPGVSSLDQGRSVARA, encoded by the coding sequence ATGAGCGCACGCCACAACAGCAGCCCGTTGACGCGTCAGGTCACGCTGACCGTGCTGACGCTCGCGGCTTTCGCCTTGGCCATTGTCGTCGGTTTCGGCTTCTACGCCGCCAGTCAGGCCGATAACGCCTCGCTCGAACGGCAGAAGAGGTTCGTCGCCGACGGCCTGCAGGACCAGATCGCGACTGTCGGGCGGGAGCAGGAAAGCGTTTCAGTCTGGGACGATTCGGTCGTCAATGCAAAGGCCGGCAACCAGGCCTGGATAGCCGACAATCTCAGCGTCTGGATGTACACCTATTACGGCCATAACCGGATTTACATTCTGGATAGCGCCGACCGTCCGATCCACGCCATGCGCGAGGGCAAGGTGGTCGATACATCCGCCTATGGCGAAGACCAGCTCACGCTTCTTCCCATCATCGGAAAACTGCGCGGCATGCTGGCTGGACCGCCGCAAACCGAGGCGCACGGCCAGCCTATGAAGATGGCGGCCGAGGATCTGGTGCCCATCGACGGCAGGCCGGCGATCGTCAGCGTCGCGCCGCTCGTGCCGAGCTCTGACAGGATCAGGCAGGCGCCCGGCACCGAATATCTGCATATCTCGGTCGAGTTCATCAACGACGCGGTCGCCGGCAACATCGCCGGAAAGTACCTGCTCGAAGGCGCGCGCCTGGTGCCTTTGTCCGAGCCCGTTGGCCCGGCCGCTGTGCCGCTGGTCGATTCGCGCGGCGTCATCCTCGGCTATATCGGCTGGGATCAACTGCGCCCTGGCCTCGCCATGGTACGCGAGATCGCTCCTGCCCTGGCGATCGCGCTGCTTCTGGCCGGTGGCGTGCTGGTCTTCCTGTTGCGCAGGTTGCGTCGCGCCTCGGCCGCGCTGCAGACCAGCCAGGACGAGGCGCAATATCTCGCCTTCCACGACACGCTCACCGGACTGCCCAATCGGGCGCTGTTCGAGGACCGCTTGCGGCGCACGCTGCTCTTCGCCAGCCAGGACGGAACGCGCGTGGCGCTGCTTTACCTCGATCTCGACCGCTTCAAGCATATCAACGACACGCTCGGCCATCCGGCCGGCGACCAACTGGTGCGCCAGACGGCGGCGCGTCTCAGGCACACGATCCGCGAAGTCGACACCGTCGCCCGCCTCGGCGGCGACGAGTTCGCCATCATCCTGCTCGACGTTCCCGATGTCGGCAGTGCCGAGGACATCGCCAAAAGGCTGCTCGTGAAGCTGCGCGAGCCGTTCCGGCTGATCGACGACCAGGTCTTTGTCAGCGCGAGCGTCGGCATCGCGCTGTCGTCTGGATCGGAGACCGACGCGGATGACCTGTTGCGCAAGGCCGATATCGCGCTTTACGAGGCCAAGAAGAACGGTCGCGGCCGCTACGAGGTGTTCGCCGGCGACATGGACGACCTTTTGTTGCGCAAGCGCAAGGTCGAATCCGAACTTCGCAAGGCGCTTGAGGGGGATGGCGGCATAAAGCTCGCCTATCAGCCGGTTTTCGCGAGCGATGGCCATCGGATTCTCGGGGCCGAGGCGCTGATCCGCTGGGGACATGAAGTGCATGGCGCCTTGCCGGCGGCGCAGTTCATCGCCATCGCCGAGGAGCGCGGCCTCATTGGCGATTTGGGCAAATGGTCGCTGAGCGAAGCCTGCCGCTTCGCCGCCGGAACCGAATTACCGTGGATCGCGGTGAACGTCTCCCCCATGCAACTGCGCGATACCGGCTTTGCCGAACAGGTCGCCGCAGTCCTGGAGGAAAGCGGGCTTGATCCGTCCCGCTTGCAGCTCGAGACCACCGAAAGCGTGCTGCTCGAGCACAATGACACGATCGGCACGGTGATTGCCGCGCTGCGCCAGTCCGGCGTGCGCATCGTGCTCGACGATTTCGGCACCGGCTATTCTTCGCTCAGCTATCTGCGCCGCCAGGCGATCGATAAGTTGAAGATCGACCGCTCCTTTGTGCGCTTGCTCGACGAGGACGAAAGCGCCCGCGCGATCGCGAAGACGCTGATCGAACTGGCGCTGGCGCTCAAGGTCGAGGTGACCGCCGAAGGCGTCGAGACGGATGCGCAAAAGAACCTGCTGGTCGGCATGGGTTGCCGCCAATTGCAGGGCTACCTGCTGTCGCCGCCCCTGGAGCCCGGCCAGTTGCTTGCGTTGCCGGGTGTCTCGTCGCTCGATCAGGGGCGTTCCGTCGCTCGGGCCTGA
- a CDS encoding LysR substrate-binding domain-containing protein: protein MKAPLDLDQLQTFISIADTGSFTRAAEEVHRTQSAVSMQMRRLEERIGKPLFEKDGRTNKLTEEGDRLLSYARRLIYLNRETLAAFDDQRLEGTIRIGTPDDYADRFLPEIMARFSRSNPRVELTVVCEPTPGLVEHIKRGNLDLALVTHNDTRGQSEVVRREPLLWVTSANHATHEQETLPMAFGRPNCIWRRAAVDVLDRQNRDYRVLFSSFSATVITAAVLSGLAVSVLPECALRPGMRVLGEADGFGQLPDCRIGIMRGQTSQPEIVDALARHIAESLDNISVPVSEEAGSFDFAALAFAKMKRVKANQIMPGW, encoded by the coding sequence ATGAAAGCGCCGCTCGACCTCGATCAGTTGCAGACCTTCATCTCAATCGCCGACACAGGAAGCTTCACCCGCGCGGCCGAAGAGGTGCACCGGACACAGTCGGCCGTGTCGATGCAGATGCGGCGGCTGGAGGAGCGGATCGGCAAGCCGCTGTTCGAAAAGGACGGCCGCACCAACAAGCTGACCGAGGAGGGCGACCGGCTGCTTTCCTATGCGCGGCGACTGATCTACCTCAACCGCGAGACCTTGGCCGCCTTCGACGACCAGCGGCTCGAAGGCACCATCCGCATCGGCACGCCGGACGACTATGCCGACCGCTTCCTGCCCGAGATCATGGCGCGCTTCTCGCGCTCCAACCCGCGGGTCGAGCTGACCGTCGTCTGCGAGCCGACGCCGGGGCTGGTCGAGCACATCAAGCGCGGCAATCTCGACCTGGCGCTGGTGACGCATAACGACACGCGCGGCCAGTCGGAAGTGGTTCGGCGCGAGCCGCTTTTGTGGGTGACCTCGGCCAACCACGCCACGCATGAGCAGGAAACCCTGCCGATGGCATTCGGCCGGCCGAACTGCATCTGGCGGCGCGCCGCCGTCGACGTGCTCGACCGGCAGAATCGCGACTACCGCGTGCTGTTCTCCAGCTTCTCGGCCACCGTGATCACCGCGGCCGTGCTTTCCGGCCTGGCGGTCTCGGTGCTGCCGGAATGCGCGCTCAGGCCCGGCATGCGCGTGCTCGGCGAGGCCGACGGGTTCGGCCAGTTGCCGGATTGCCGCATCGGCATCATGCGCGGTCAGACCTCGCAGCCGGAGATCGTCGACGCCTTGGCCCGCCACATCGCCGAGAGCCTCGACAATATTTCCGTGCCGGTCAGCGAAGAGGCTGGAAGTTTCGACTTCGCCGCGCTCGCCTTCGCCAAGATGAAGCGGGTCAAGGCGAACCAGATCATGCCTGGGTGGTAA
- a CDS encoding DUF1127 domain-containing protein, with product MTTIEFASETPRITTRPAVATRVLNALANAYVAWKNRRAFYRLGEMSDAELADIGLTRADLHVAVAVPFGRDPTVKLRAIASERADTIEDLARRVA from the coding sequence ATGACCACGATCGAATTCGCTTCCGAGACCCCGCGCATCACCACGCGTCCGGCCGTTGCGACGCGCGTGCTCAATGCTCTCGCCAACGCCTACGTAGCCTGGAAAAACCGCCGCGCCTTCTATCGTCTGGGCGAGATGTCGGACGCCGAGCTTGCCGATATCGGCCTGACGCGCGCCGACCTCCATGTTGCCGTCGCCGTGCCGTTCGGCCGCGACCCGACCGTGAAGCTGCGCGCCATCGCCAGCGAGCGTGCCGACACGATCGAGGATCTCGCTCGTCGGGTGGCCTGA